One window from the genome of Nicotiana tomentosiformis chromosome 5, ASM39032v3, whole genome shotgun sequence encodes:
- the LOC138893177 gene encoding uncharacterized protein — translation MRFGKKGKLRPRFIGPFEVLRRVGEVDYELSLPPSLAGVQPVFHVSMLRKYHGDPSHVLDFSSIQLNKDLPYVEDPVAILDRQVRKLRSKNIASVKVQWRGQPVEEVTWETEQDMRSRYPQFSLLQVYL, via the coding sequence atgaggttcgggaagaagggcaagctgagaccaaggttcattggtccatttgaggtgttgcggagAGTTGGAGAGGTTGATTATGAGCTctccttacctcccagtctagcaggagttcagccggtattccatgtttctatgctccggaagtatcacggtgatccgtctcatgttctagatttcagctcaatccagttGAACAAGGATCTACCTTATGTTGAGGatccagtggctattttggacaggcaggttcgaaagctgaggtcaaaaaacattgcttccgtgaaggttcagtggaggggtcagccggtcgaggaggtgacttgggagaccgagcaggatatgcgcagccgttatcctcagtTTTCACTACTTCAGGTATATCTTTag